The Pseudomonas protegens genome contains the following window.
TCCTTGCTGCCGGCCAGTTCCAGGGTGATGGTCACCAGACTGGCGATGGCCGCGACACAGATGATCAACAGCACCAGCCCGGCGTTTTCGTCCTCGGCTTCGGCGATGCGTTTGACCTGATCGGCCCGGGCTCGCACGGTGAGCCAGAACATCAGCGCCAGGTAAGTCCAGACGGCGGCGTTCCAGCCGATGAGGATCTTGCTGATCAGGGTCTCGGCAGGGGCCAGAAAGCCCACGGCGCAGCCGATCAGCACGCCGATGGTCAGGCGGGGGTGGGTGCGGATGACGATGGACATGGTGGCTCGCAGCTTGGGGAAGAAGGGGGGAACAGTAGCATTGGGGAAGGGGGGCGGTTTAGGGTTTTGCTGTTGCGGCGAGTGGGATGGGGTACATATTCGTTGCTGCGGTTATGGCCGCTTAGGGTTTTGCTCTTGCAGCGGTGGGCGGTGTACATATCCGTTGCTGCGGTCACGGCCACTTAGGGTTTCGCCCTTACGGCGAGTCCCTTTTGTCAAACGCCACAAAAGGAACCAAAAGGGCTTGCCCCTCCATACGGCCCCTCGCTGGGGCTCGGGGTACCCGAGCTCCGGCATTGCTCCGGGGGCCCGCCGCCAACCGGCCATCCATGGCCGGGTGGCGGCTAGCTCGGCATCCATGCCGAGCTGCCCCCTACGCAACGCCTACGCTCGGCCTGCTGGGAAGGGGCCTGAAGATCAAGATCAAGATCAAAAGCCAAAGCCAAGGTGCGCAGGCTGGTTCCTTGTAGCCGCTGCCGAAGGCTGCGAACGAGCGCTTGCGCTCGCAAAACCAGGCGGCGCGATATGTCAGGAATATCGGGGAGGCAGGTTTAGCGTCTCCTCCGGAGCCGTTCGCAGCCTGCGGCAGCGGCTACACGTAACGCTAACGGCAATGAAACAGGTCGGCCGGCAGGCCGCCGTCAGATTTTGCTTTTGCTTTTGCTTTTGCTTTTGCTTTTGCTTTTGATCTTGCTTTTGATCTTCCTGCCCCTTTAGACACGATGGCCGAACGCAGGCATTGAGCCGTGGGTAACCCGGCAGGGATGCCGGGTTAGCCGCACTGGGCCATGGATGGCCCATTGCGGCGGCCCACGGATCAATGCCGGAGTTCGGGCATGCCGAGCCTAGGCGAGGCACCGAGTGGAGGGGCAGAAGCGTTTTGCTTACTTTTGCGCTTTTCAAAAGTGAGCCGCTGTAAGAGCGGAACCCTAAGTGGCCGTGACCGCAGCAACGGATATGTACCCCGTCAAACTCGCTGCAAGAGCGAAACCCAAAGTAGCCGCACCCGCAGCAACGGATATGTCCCCATCAACCCCGCAACAACAGGCTATACCCGCCCCCCCAAAAAAAACCCAAATCAAGCCAACGACTTAGCCATGACCCCACCAAACAACGGCGACTCCAGCCACCCCCGCAACCACTCCTGCAAAGCGCCATAGGGCGCCTGCGCAAACCACTCCCGATCCACATGGGCAAACTGCCGGACAAACGGCAGCAACGCCATGTCCGCCAGGCTCGGATGCTCCGCCAGCAGATAGCGCTGCTCCTGCAGCAACCCGTCCAGGCGCGCCAGAAACACTTCGCCCTGGCCCCGGTAATGCTCCATGGGCGCTTCGGGATAGCGTTCGGCGTACTTGTAGCGATTGAGGTGCACCTTGAACACCTGATCGTTCTCGGCAATCAGTGCCGCGATCCGCGCCTGGGCCGCCGGGTCCGCGCTCAGCCGCCAGTCCTCGGGGTCATGCTGGGCCAAGGCCCAGTGCATGATCTCCAGGCTCTCATCGATCACCCGGCCATCCACCGCCAGCACCGGCACCGTGCCCTTGGGCGAGAGTGCGAGCATCTCGGCCGGCTTGGCCTTGAGGCTGACCTCGACGATCCGCACCGGCACTGCGGCATAGCTCAGGGCCAGTCGCGCGCGCATGGCGTAAGGGCAGCGGCGGAACGAGTAGAGGGTCGCCCCAGGCGTTGCTTGCGTGCTCATTTCACCTCCAGGGTGCTCAGGCCGTTGCCCTGGCGGCTGACCTGGATCTGCACCGGAATCCGTTCGTGCATCTCTTGCACGTGGGAAATCACCGCCACTTTGCGCCCCTGGGCCTGCAGGCCGTCGAGGGCGTCCATGGCCAGTTGCAGGGATTCGGGGTCGAGGCTGCCGAAGCCTTCGTCGATGAACAGTGATTCGATCTTCAGGGTGCTGGAGGCCATGGACGCCAGCCCCAGGGCCAGGGCCAGGGACACCAGGAAGGTTTCGCCACCGGACAGCGAGTGCACCGAGCGCAGTTCGTCGCCCATTTCAGTGTCCAGCACCAGCAGGCCGAGCATGCTGCCGCCGCGCTTGAGGCGGTAGCGGCGCACCAGTTGGCGCAGTTGGGCGTTGGCGTGGTGCACCAGCAGGTCGAGGTTGTAGGCCTGGGCGATCTTGCGGAACTTGTCGCCTTCGGCCGAGCCGATCAGGGCGCTGAGCCGGGCCCAGCGCTGCCACTCGCCGTAGGCCTGTTCGAGCTGCTGGTTCAGGGCCTGGTTGGCGTCCTGGCGGCGCTGGTCCTCGCTTTGCCGGGCGCGCAGGTCGGCGACCTGCTGTTCGCTGGCCTGGGCCTGCTGCTGCAAGGCGTCCAGGGCCTGGGTCAGTTGTTCGGCGGCGAGGTTGCCGTTGTGCTGGGCCTGATGCTGTTCCAGGCGCTGCTGGCGCTCCTGCAGCAGGACCCTGGCTTGCTCGATGGCCTTGTCGTTGGCCTGCAGGCGCTGGCGCAGTGCCTGGATCTGTTCCTCATCCAGTTGCAGCAGCTGTTGCAGGCCGGCGTCATCCAGCTCCGGGTGCTGGGCGCGCCATTGCTCGATGCTGGCCGCCAGTTGCTGCTGTTCGCTGTCCAGGGCCTGTTGGCGTTCTTCCCGGGCCTTGAGGGCCGCTCCCAGTTCGATGGCTTGCTGGTGCAGTGCCTGCTGTTTTTGTTGCGCCTGGGCCAGGGCCTGGCGCGCCTGTTCCACGGCCTGTTCCAGGTGCTGTTGCCAGTGCTCGGCACAGGGCTGCTGGCCCAGCAGTTCGGCCAGTTTGTGCTGGCAGGCCTGTTGCTCTTGGTGCTGGGTT
Protein-coding sequences here:
- a CDS encoding glutathione S-transferase — encoded protein: MSTQATPGATLYSFRRCPYAMRARLALSYAAVPVRIVEVSLKAKPAEMLALSPKGTVPVLAVDGRVIDESLEIMHWALAQHDPEDWRLSADPAAQARIAALIAENDQVFKVHLNRYKYAERYPEAPMEHYRGQGEVFLARLDGLLQEQRYLLAEHPSLADMALLPFVRQFAHVDREWFAQAPYGALQEWLRGWLESPLFGGVMAKSLA